In Pleurocapsa sp. PCC 7319, the following are encoded in one genomic region:
- a CDS encoding glutathione S-transferase family protein: MTTDPLTWQQLEDLTDFEIDIINGSTNSQATLRLFGKTEADIRVTLFRDNHAWCPYCQKIWLWLEEKQIPYRVRKVTMFCYGKKESWYKRKVPSGMLPAIELDGQIITESDDILIALEGVYSSLYLGMQDPKVLPLRQLERLLFRAWCSWLCYRAIFPGQEKGNRQQFIETVAMVEQALDSTPGAYFLEEFSTADVIFTPYVERMNASLFYYKGYSLREENPHLSAWFDAMESRATYRGTQSDFHTHVHDLPPQMGGCYSNGESQTLLNQEKVDRGSWFSLPDVTYPEPENSRTEALQRVIKHRENIIKVNPADNQLFDEALRCALTNMMTEETCTPPPGSDVALRYLRDRISVPRDMSIYAAKRLRESLEKTATLAGDRQPEPIPIRHRYDQNPVNFVNG, encoded by the coding sequence ATGACTACTGACCCTCTAACTTGGCAACAATTAGAAGATCTAACTGATTTCGAGATAGATATCATCAATGGTTCTACCAACTCTCAGGCTACCCTGCGTCTATTTGGGAAGACAGAAGCAGACATAAGAGTAACTTTATTTCGGGATAACCATGCTTGGTGTCCTTATTGTCAAAAGATTTGGCTCTGGCTAGAAGAGAAGCAGATTCCTTACCGTGTTCGAAAGGTGACGATGTTCTGCTATGGCAAAAAAGAAAGTTGGTATAAGCGTAAAGTTCCCTCGGGAATGTTGCCTGCTATTGAGTTGGACGGGCAAATTATTACCGAAAGTGATGATATTTTGATTGCTCTGGAAGGAGTTTATAGTTCATTGTATCTGGGGATGCAAGATCCCAAGGTATTACCTTTACGACAACTTGAAAGATTGCTATTCAGAGCTTGGTGTAGTTGGCTGTGCTATCGAGCGATATTTCCTGGGCAAGAAAAAGGTAATCGCCAACAGTTTATAGAAACAGTAGCAATGGTAGAACAAGCACTAGATAGCACTCCGGGAGCATACTTCTTGGAAGAATTTAGTACTGCTGATGTTATCTTTACCCCTTATGTAGAAAGGATGAATGCTAGCCTTTTCTATTACAAAGGCTATTCTTTACGAGAAGAAAATCCTCATTTGTCTGCCTGGTTTGATGCCATGGAAAGTAGAGCTACTTATCGGGGTACTCAAAGCGACTTTCATACCCATGTTCATGACTTACCGCCGCAAATGGGAGGGTGCTATTCTAACGGAGAATCTCAGACTTTACTCAACCAGGAAAAAGTTGACCGTGGTTCGTGGTTTAGTCTACCCGATGTTACCTATCCCGAACCAGAAAATTCTCGTACTGAAGCTCTACAACGAGTTATTAAACACCGCGAAAATATTATTAAAGTCAATCCGGCAGATAACCAATTATTTGACGAAGCTCTGCGGTGCGCTCTGACTAATATGATGACTGAGGAAACATGTACTCCACCACCAGGTTCAGATGTCGCTCTGCGGTACTTAAGAGATAGAATCAGTGTCCCCAGGGATATGTCTATTTATGCTGCTAAACGATTACGAGAATCATTAGAAAAAACAGCAACCTTAGCTGGCGATCGCCAACCTGAACCTATCCCGATTAGACACCGATACGACCAAAACCCTGTTAACTTTGTTAATGGCTAA
- a CDS encoding response regulator transcription factor: MINVLIADDQNFVRKTLESYLESESDLNIIGFAENGKAAIDQVESLRPDVVLMDIEMPVMDGLAATKTIVEKFTETKVLMLTIHDREQDIASAIKLGAKGYWLKNTTAKELADAIRYVHKGYFQLTLELVEKHFSKASMPNILLQEDLELTINKLNIVDTVLAKIEHKIGPIKELNPQKLNETIEDIVKQEVEQKITVVKELSPLKLNETIKNIVKQEMIIQKEREANFQFRLDRMKHQLNSLEKSTNFVVKLQFVFNLVLFITILIFGYFLFLN, encoded by the coding sequence ATGATTAATGTTCTCATAGCTGACGATCAAAATTTTGTTCGTAAAACTTTAGAATCATACTTAGAATCAGAATCAGACCTTAATATAATTGGTTTTGCTGAAAATGGAAAAGCAGCAATCGATCAAGTTGAAAGTCTCCGACCCGATGTAGTTTTAATGGACATTGAAATGCCTGTGATGGATGGTCTGGCTGCTACTAAAACCATTGTCGAAAAATTCACTGAAACTAAAGTTTTAATGCTAACTATCCATGACCGAGAGCAGGATATCGCTAGTGCCATCAAGCTAGGAGCTAAGGGCTATTGGCTGAAAAATACAACGGCCAAAGAATTAGCTGATGCCATTCGCTATGTTCACAAAGGTTATTTCCAGTTGACTTTAGAATTGGTAGAAAAACACTTTAGTAAAGCTTCCATGCCAAATATTTTATTACAAGAAGATTTGGAATTAACTATTAATAAACTCAACATTGTCGACACAGTTTTAGCCAAAATAGAACACAAAATTGGTCCTATTAAAGAATTGAATCCCCAGAAATTAAACGAAACTATTGAAGATATTGTTAAACAAGAAGTCGAACAAAAAATTACTGTTGTTAAAGAATTATCACCCCTGAAATTAAATGAAACTATCAAAAATATTGTCAAACAAGAAATGATTATCCAAAAAGAGAGAGAGGCCAATTTTCAATTCAGGTTAGATCGCATGAAACATCAGTTAAATTCCCTGGAGAAGAGTACTAATTTTGTGGTCAAATTACAATTTGTTTTTAATCTCGTTTTATTCATTACTATTCTTATTTTCGGCTACTTTCTGTTCCTCAACTGA